Proteins from a single region of Sesamum indicum cultivar Zhongzhi No. 13 linkage group LG5, S_indicum_v1.0, whole genome shotgun sequence:
- the LOC110012042 gene encoding uncharacterized protein LOC110012042, with the protein MIKVKSTSHPACPAPKIQERNGTHVEMRTDRSFVNKLFQYLFYVQFLVITVLVLVLTVRGVLSAAHTHHFHPKKWYVPVLSSTACAGIIGFAWQELTCFSPLRMVKATFWLSPLLTCAFGILLVSIETPGSVAASVIALVSSVIQSLYACWVSPRFQHANRIVTVSIAHHPPKVKAMVLLSIIICTVYLASLMSGIGGATATEA; encoded by the exons ATGATCAAGGTGAAGTCAACGTCCCACCCCGCCTGCCCTGCCCCAAAG ATACAGGAAAGAAATGGTACCCACGTAGAGATGAGGACGGATAGAAGCTTTGTTAACAAGCTGTTTCAGTACCTTTTCTATGTACAATTTCTAGTTATCACAGTTCTGGTACTTGTTCTCACGGTACGTGGTGTCTTATCGGCTGCCCACACCCATCATTTCCACCCAAAGAAATGGTACGTTCCAGTCCTCTCTTCAACGGCTTGTGCAGGAATCATAGGATTTGCATGGCAAGAGTTGACATGTTTCAGTCCTTTAAGAATGGTTAAGGCCACATTCTGGCTTAGCCCTCTCCTTACCTGTGCATTTGGGATCTTACTTGTCTCCATAGAAACTCCAGGGAGTGTAGCAGCATCGGTGATTGCCCTGGTTTCTTCTGTGATTCAATCCCTGTACGCCTGTTGGGTTAGTCCCAGATTTCAGCATGCAAATAGGATAGTAACAGTTTCCATAGCACATCATCCTCCAAAAGTGAAAGCCATGGTACTTCTTTCAATAATCATATGCACTGTTTATTTGGCTTCCTTGATGTCCGGCATTGGGGGAGCCACCGCCACT GAAGCTTAA
- the LOC105162799 gene encoding stigma-specific STIG1-like protein 2: MIKMIKIVLTIIAVTMALTLILTTKTSNDELHGAQPPSGPVFLERKTAAVKRVSRFLQQKERNPRAADHCRKDNEICDYVLEGRNATCCNNKCMDLGYDSKNCGACKKKCAFTESCCRGECVNLAYDKRHCGSCNNRCMPGGYCIYGMCDYA; the protein is encoded by the coding sequence ATGATCAAGATGATCAAGATTGTGCTCACCATCATAGCCGTAACCATGGCCTTAACCCTAATTCTCACCACCAAAACCTCCAATGACGAGCTGCATGGTGCTCAGCCGCCCTCCGGACCTGTTTTTCTTGAGAGGAAAACGGCCGCTGTGAAAAGGGTGAGCCGGTTTTTGCAGCAAAAGGAGAGAAATCCAAGAGCAGCCGATCACTGCAGAAAAGACAACGAGATTTGCGACTACGTTCTTGAAGGGAGAAACGCGACTTGCTGTAATAACAAGTGCATGGACTTGGGGTACGACAGCAAGAACTGCGGGGCATGCAAGAAGAAATGCGCTTTCACAGAGTCGTGCTGCAGAGGAGAGTGTGTGAATCTTGCCTACGATAAGAGACACTGCGGTTCTTGCAACAACAGGTGCATGCCTGGTGGATACTGTATATACGGCATGTGCGACTACGCGTAA
- the LOC105162798 gene encoding protein PNS1-like, translating into MQIVKNMMLVTVSHIKYMQFASGTQVDFKTAARNSAKYSMGSICMGSIFIPVLGVIRGSARGVNLVSGDADEFMCSANCCSGVALKLVAYGNRWGFVQVGVYSKGIVRASTDTWEMFRRLGMEKLINSDLTSSFCFLSGVAAGSICALVGGSWALLIHKTYATEVSLYTFLIGYFMSRVAMAWVQASIAAYYVAYAENPQSQQFDSTIPDYIREIERSQVQNSQELVRTAHVESML; encoded by the exons ATGCAGATAGTGAAAAACATGATGCTTGTCACAGTATCACACATCAAATACATGCAATTTGCAAGTGGGACACAAGTTGACTTCAAAACTGCAGCAAGAAACTCAGCTAAGTACTCAATGGGGAGTATTTGCATGGGCTCAATTTTTATACCAGTTCTTGGTGTCATCCGGGGTTCAGCTCGAGGTGTAAATTTGGTTTCTGGAGACGCAGATGAGTTCATGTGCTCCGCAAATTGCTGTTCTGGAGTTGCATTAAAGCTTGTAGCATATGGGAATAGATGGGGCTTTGTGCAAGTAGGGGTTTACAGCAAAGGGATTGTGCGAGCATCAACGGATACATGGGAGATGTTCAGAAGACTTGGAATGGAAAAGCTGATAAACTCTGACCTCACCAGTTCATTCTGCTTCCTCTCCGGGGTGGCAGCAGGATCCATATGTGCACTAGTTGGTGGTAGTTGGGCACTTCTGATCCACAAGACCTATGCAACAGAAGTGTCCTTGTACACATTCTTAATCGGATATTTTATG AGTAGGGTCGCCATGGCATGGGTACAAGCCAGCATTGCAGCGTATTATGTTGCATATGCAGAAAACCCCCAGAGCCAGCAATTTGACAGTACTATTCCAGATTATATCCGGGAGATAGAAAGATCACAAGTACAAAATTCACAAGAGTTGGTTCGTACGGCTCATGTAGAATCCATGTTATAG